The following are encoded in a window of Acidicapsa ligni genomic DNA:
- a CDS encoding RHS repeat-associated core domain-containing protein encodes MANSDKGLGVQATFSGTGQSASWTLPLSGYTIQSGDILGFRQTQSGGVVGGIHLGFTDGTNADSTTDENGQPLAADGNQSQTTWQLRTVNLASYAGKTVSTASLVAGPETPAGSWFLFIAKAAIVSTNGTVTQIYNQSPSAGLSFSGTSGVTNANSSVTTFFYIQKPVETTNYYISDQLGSTRMEIGAEGWPVSSDTYYPFGQELAASSSPNNYKFTGNERDAESGNDYFGARYYASSMGRFMSPDPSQLAYADQTNPQSLNLYSYGRNNPLVNTDPTGMDCVNDKGDGTFTTNTGDCDNSTEEKANAGHYIDCDGCTEKSTGGTLDPTTGTLSLTDASGNLILGTNVSDWSAPTGVSTTEWLSGKTNNIALTGYGIPGGLYIENPATIGPTPRTPPPPPPGAFECLVDPVDAMAIHQAAMQMWTKQQPRSSPSDESAMGRFGVGTKMQIGSSRQVRAFGNAEADSKFSAAGLLLDQFVSSVGCGLSK; translated from the coding sequence TTGGCGAACTCGGACAAAGGTCTCGGAGTACAGGCGACCTTCAGCGGGACAGGCCAGTCTGCCTCATGGACGCTTCCTTTGAGCGGATACACGATCCAAAGCGGCGATATTCTGGGCTTCCGCCAGACGCAGTCCGGAGGCGTAGTGGGCGGTATCCATCTCGGCTTCACCGACGGCACGAACGCCGACAGCACCACAGACGAGAACGGACAGCCCCTGGCAGCCGACGGCAACCAGAGCCAAACAACCTGGCAGTTGCGGACGGTGAATCTGGCCAGCTATGCAGGCAAGACGGTTTCGACTGCCTCGCTTGTGGCTGGGCCGGAGACGCCTGCCGGTTCCTGGTTCCTGTTCATTGCCAAGGCCGCAATTGTGAGCACCAATGGAACCGTGACCCAGATCTACAATCAATCCCCCTCCGCAGGGTTGAGCTTCTCTGGGACGTCCGGTGTGACAAACGCAAACTCCAGTGTGACGACGTTCTTCTACATCCAGAAGCCTGTCGAAACCACGAACTACTACATCAGCGATCAGCTTGGCAGTACGCGAATGGAGATCGGTGCGGAAGGCTGGCCGGTGTCCTCAGATACCTACTACCCCTTCGGACAGGAACTCGCTGCGTCCTCTTCGCCCAACAACTACAAGTTCACCGGCAATGAACGTGACGCTGAGAGTGGCAATGACTACTTCGGGGCCAGGTATTACGCAAGCTCAATGGGGCGCTTTATGAGCCCCGATCCATCGCAGTTGGCCTATGCAGATCAAACAAACCCTCAAAGCCTCAACCTGTACAGCTATGGTCGGAACAACCCGCTGGTTAATACCGATCCAACAGGGATGGACTGCGTTAATGATAAAGGCGATGGGACCTTCACCACGAACACTGGGGATTGCGACAATTCAACAGAGGAAAAGGCCAACGCAGGACATTACATAGACTGCGATGGTTGTACGGAAAAGTCGACGGGAGGCACCCTAGACCCGACTACCGGAACTTTGTCTCTCACGGACGCGAGCGGAAATCTGATCCTGGGAACTAATGTTTCGGACTGGTCAGCTCCTACAGGTGTTTCAACGACCGAGTGGCTTTCGGGTAAGACTAATAATATTGCCCTAACTGGCTACGGTATCCCCGGCGGTTTGTATATAGAGAATCCCGCCACAATAGGGCCGACTCCACGCACTCCGCCACCGCCGCCGCCGGGAGCGTTTGAATGTCTTGTAGATCCAGTCGATGCGATGGCCATTCACCAAGCAGCGATGCAAATGTGGACCAAACAGCAGCCAAGGTCATCACCTAGCGATGAATCAGCCATGGGTAGATTTGGTGTGGGCACTAAGATGCAAATAGGGAGTTCGCGCCAAGTGAGGGCATTCGGAAACGCAGAAGCTGATAGCAAGTTTAGCGCTGCTGGTTTGCTCTTAGACCAATTCGTGTCTTCAGTTGGTTGTGGATTGTCAAAGTAG
- a CDS encoding DHA2 family efflux MFS transporter permease subunit, with protein MLKTAPKNEPKTKAAERLPAGIWKVGTVAILGSFLSQLDATVVNVSLPTLAVELHSALSTIQWVTSGYLLALALMLPMNSWLVERIGAKRLYVWCFATFTLSSALCGAAWSAESLVGFRVLQGMSGGLLAPMAQMMIARAAGKHMARVMGYAALPILLGPILGPVLAGTILQHASWRWLFLVNVPVCLAGIVMAVLFLPDDSGERRLRAFDGMGFALLSPGLVLFLYSSDHLQETTGRVLMGIAAVLLGLFVRHGMVKGEGALLDLELFQRKVFATAASTQFLSNGVSYAAQMLVPFYLIRVCGKSPSETGLMLAPLGLGMVCVYPMMGKLTQRFGIRRVAATGAALALAGLVPMVFLANYGLVTAVFVAALVVRGLGQGAVGIPSITAAYASVPKRELPMATTSLNIVQRLGGPTLTTACATFLAWRMRLGGGDSAKAFVAGFALLCGLQALVLLSALQLPTRVESPVNEKMQLDAAAE; from the coding sequence TTGCTTAAAACCGCGCCCAAAAACGAACCAAAGACGAAGGCCGCAGAGCGGCTTCCGGCAGGCATCTGGAAGGTTGGGACAGTAGCGATCCTGGGATCGTTTCTGTCCCAACTGGACGCAACGGTAGTCAATGTGTCGCTGCCGACGCTGGCTGTGGAACTGCACAGTGCACTTTCGACGATCCAGTGGGTGACGAGCGGATACCTGCTGGCACTGGCGTTGATGCTGCCGATGAATAGTTGGCTGGTGGAGCGGATCGGCGCAAAGAGGCTGTACGTGTGGTGCTTCGCCACGTTTACGCTGTCGTCGGCGCTATGCGGAGCAGCATGGTCGGCGGAATCGCTGGTTGGGTTTCGTGTGCTGCAGGGCATGAGTGGCGGCTTGCTGGCCCCTATGGCGCAGATGATGATTGCTCGCGCGGCCGGTAAGCACATGGCGCGCGTAATGGGCTATGCGGCACTGCCGATTCTACTGGGTCCGATTTTGGGACCGGTGCTGGCTGGAACAATTCTGCAACATGCTTCGTGGCGTTGGCTCTTCCTGGTCAATGTGCCGGTATGCCTGGCGGGAATCGTAATGGCGGTGTTGTTTCTGCCGGATGATAGCGGCGAGCGCAGGCTGCGTGCCTTCGATGGCATGGGGTTCGCGCTGCTGTCGCCAGGGCTTGTGCTGTTTCTTTACAGTAGCGACCATTTGCAGGAGACGACTGGGCGCGTGCTGATGGGTATTGCGGCAGTGCTGCTGGGGCTGTTTGTGCGGCATGGCATGGTGAAGGGCGAAGGCGCGCTTCTGGATCTGGAGCTGTTTCAGCGGAAGGTGTTTGCTACCGCAGCCTCGACACAGTTTCTGTCGAATGGCGTTTCCTATGCCGCGCAGATGCTTGTGCCTTTCTACCTAATCCGTGTGTGCGGAAAATCGCCAAGCGAGACGGGTCTAATGCTGGCGCCGCTGGGCCTGGGAATGGTGTGCGTCTACCCGATGATGGGGAAGCTCACGCAGCGTTTTGGGATTCGGCGGGTGGCGGCGACAGGGGCCGCGCTGGCGCTGGCGGGGCTTGTGCCGATGGTATTCCTGGCGAACTACGGGTTAGTGACGGCGGTGTTTGTGGCGGCGCTGGTGGTGCGTGGTTTGGGGCAGGGCGCTGTCGGAATTCCGTCGATCACGGCGGCCTACGCTTCGGTGCCGAAACGCGAGCTGCCGATGGCGACGACTTCGCTTAATATTGTGCAGCGGCTGGGCGGACCGACGCTGACTACGGCGTGCGCGACCTTCCTGGCGTGGCGTATGAGGCTAGGCGGCGGCGATTCGGCAAAGGCATTTGTGGCAGGGTTTGCGCTGCTTTGCGGGCTACAGGCGCTGGTGCTGTTGTCGGCGCTACAGTTGCCGACGCGCGTGGAGAGCCCAGTAAACGAGAAGATGCAGTTGGATGCAGCGGCTGAGTAG
- the mmuM gene encoding homocysteine S-methyltransferase, with product MTPREQVHIAKFRVLDGGMASELEFLGADIRGPLWSAHVLEDAPEKVIAVHRSYLEAGANVLLTASYQVSRKGYAEYGLDRGRADAALLRSVELANRARRAFPQKEILIAASLGPYGAALHDGSEYHGNYDCTFAELVHFHEERIAVLAGSNADLLAFETIPSLEEARAIGDACKSWPDLAVWFSFTCRNANEVVHGESLCACAEFAAGLSQTVAIGINCTQPAFIPGLIAELRRASDKPIVVYPNSGEGWDAEHRCWTGSTDPAEFGALAKGWFSAGADLVGGCCRTRPAHIRQVAAALI from the coding sequence ATGACGCCACGCGAGCAGGTCCACATTGCAAAGTTTCGTGTTCTCGATGGCGGTATGGCCTCTGAACTTGAATTTCTTGGTGCGGATATCCGTGGTCCACTCTGGTCTGCGCATGTGCTTGAAGATGCGCCGGAGAAAGTGATTGCAGTCCATCGCTCCTATCTTGAAGCGGGAGCGAATGTGTTACTCACTGCGAGCTATCAAGTTTCGCGCAAAGGCTATGCCGAATACGGACTTGATCGTGGTCGCGCCGATGCAGCGCTGCTGCGCTCGGTGGAGCTTGCGAACAGAGCCCGACGTGCATTTCCTCAAAAAGAAATTCTGATCGCTGCATCGTTGGGGCCTTACGGCGCCGCTCTTCATGATGGCTCTGAATATCACGGTAACTACGATTGCACGTTTGCAGAGCTCGTTCACTTTCACGAGGAACGAATCGCCGTGCTGGCTGGAAGTAACGCCGATCTGCTTGCCTTTGAAACCATTCCCTCACTCGAAGAGGCGCGAGCTATTGGTGACGCATGCAAGTCCTGGCCCGATCTGGCGGTATGGTTTTCGTTTACCTGCCGGAATGCCAACGAGGTGGTTCATGGCGAATCTCTTTGTGCCTGTGCGGAATTCGCAGCGGGCCTATCTCAAACGGTGGCCATAGGGATTAACTGTACTCAGCCTGCTTTTATCCCGGGGCTAATTGCCGAGCTTCGCCGGGCAAGCGATAAGCCGATTGTCGTTTACCCCAATTCTGGCGAGGGATGGGATGCTGAACATCGCTGCTGGACGGGCAGCACAGATCCGGCGGAGTTTGGTGCTCTTGCGAAGGGGTGGTTTTCTGCTGGGGCTGATCTTGTTGGTGGTTGTTGCCGTACTCGGCCTGCTCATATTCGCCAGGTTGCTGCTGCTTTGATTTGA
- a CDS encoding TetR/AcrR family transcriptional regulator: MPSVSSNPKKATPSKAVRRPPQQERSERTLAAILDVAAGLFAEVGFEATTMTAIAARSNTSIGGLYHYFPDKNSVVLALLKQYGHAIETEWKSLIDQAPGLTPQKFANIFIETMLRVVHQHPCYLALQTARVRFRRDPASRRALRLAIANAFRAKNPALTEGRAFLSANVVIQTVSGMTRLFAESTPEDQPIIVADYKVILTTYLTTILRG; the protein is encoded by the coding sequence ATGCCCTCGGTTTCGTCAAACCCGAAAAAAGCCACGCCAAGCAAGGCTGTTCGCCGGCCACCGCAGCAGGAGCGCTCCGAGCGAACTCTCGCAGCTATCCTTGACGTCGCCGCAGGTCTATTTGCCGAGGTCGGCTTCGAGGCAACCACGATGACCGCCATCGCGGCGCGCAGCAACACTTCTATCGGCGGCCTTTACCACTACTTCCCTGACAAGAACTCCGTTGTCCTTGCGCTGCTGAAGCAATACGGCCATGCCATCGAAACCGAGTGGAAGTCGCTCATCGATCAGGCCCCAGGCCTGACTCCGCAGAAGTTCGCAAATATTTTCATCGAAACGATGCTCCGCGTTGTCCACCAGCATCCCTGCTATCTGGCGCTGCAGACAGCACGTGTTCGCTTCCGACGCGACCCTGCGAGCCGACGCGCGCTTCGCCTCGCTATCGCCAACGCATTCCGGGCCAAAAACCCGGCACTGACCGAAGGCCGCGCATTCCTCAGCGCCAATGTGGTCATCCAAACTGTCAGCGGCATGACTCGCCTCTTTGCCGAGTCCACTCCAGAGGACCAGCCGATCATCGTCGCCGACTACAAAGTTATCCTTACGACCTATCTCACCACGATCCTGCGTGGCTAG
- a CDS encoding HEAT repeat domain-containing protein, which translates to MPWLYPLLGDSAFLVRIVTLESLDQIGDRKALPLIAAKLQDENALVRAYAAGAIAQLDGRKYIAEIQHALETETDDNARVGFADALFLMGDEKQFSELLKLLSSSDYRVRSASASALGVAELTPAQVRSALEAVSHAARNPLFRADRLTMERVEKELGEQL; encoded by the coding sequence GTGCCTTGGCTTTATCCATTATTGGGCGACTCCGCGTTCCTGGTCAGAATCGTCACACTTGAAAGCCTAGACCAGATCGGTGATAGAAAGGCACTCCCGCTGATCGCTGCAAAACTTCAAGATGAAAATGCTTTAGTTAGGGCCTATGCAGCGGGGGCTATCGCTCAGTTGGATGGCAGGAAGTATATTGCAGAGATACAACACGCACTAGAAACAGAAACAGATGACAATGCGAGAGTTGGCTTCGCCGATGCTCTTTTCTTAATGGGAGACGAAAAGCAGTTCTCAGAGCTGCTGAAATTGTTATCTTCTTCGGACTATCGTGTTAGGTCTGCATCCGCCAGCGCGTTGGGCGTAGCTGAACTAACTCCTGCTCAAGTACGATCTGCTCTCGAAGCCGTGTCACATGCCGCTCGTAACCCTCTCTTTAGAGCCGACAGGTTGACTATGGAGCGCGTCGAAAAGGAACTCGGCGAACAACTTTAG
- a CDS encoding serine hydrolase domain-containing protein, whose product MKRLLPFVAVVSVLSSFASFFALAEDNHAAPATIRRLDGSTISGSDAESFAKKTLEAAHVTGAQIAVLNSGHLVWSAAFGQRRTAETGASLLMDTDTTLWAASITKSVFSTYVMQLVERGEFNLDLPISQQLPQPLDTYEPYKFKASAIVHDPLWLTVTPRMLLSHTSGLANFADLEADKKMRLRFKPGSQFLYSGEGINLVQFVLEQRAQKPLDQILQEAFFTPLGMARTGLIYRTEFADDVADRYDLNEKFRSKTQRFPARAAGSMTTSAEDLARFVSALFAGKILKPATMQQMFHPYFVIHDEHEFPLKANEPESAEAPGVGLGYGVGWGLLTHTKFGPAFFKEGHGDGAQNYILCFERSQSCMIILTNSDNGELAFRPLLETILGDTVTPWEWEGYTPSYIEASRKNQ is encoded by the coding sequence ATGAAACGACTCCTGCCTTTTGTCGCTGTTGTGTCTGTCTTATCGTCTTTTGCTTCTTTCTTTGCGCTGGCGGAAGATAACCATGCTGCTCCGGCGACAATCCGCCGTCTGGACGGATCGACGATATCCGGCTCTGACGCAGAATCTTTTGCAAAAAAGACGCTCGAAGCAGCCCATGTTACTGGTGCCCAGATCGCCGTTCTCAACTCCGGCCATCTGGTTTGGAGCGCCGCTTTCGGCCAACGCCGTACTGCTGAAACTGGAGCTTCTCTACTCATGGATACTGACACTACCCTTTGGGCTGCCTCCATTACCAAGAGCGTTTTCTCAACCTATGTGATGCAGTTGGTCGAGCGCGGCGAATTCAATCTCGATCTGCCTATTTCGCAGCAACTCCCTCAACCACTCGATACTTACGAGCCATACAAATTCAAAGCATCCGCGATCGTTCATGATCCTTTGTGGCTGACGGTTACGCCGCGCATGTTGCTTAGTCATACCTCGGGTCTAGCTAATTTTGCCGATCTCGAAGCGGACAAAAAGATGCGTCTTCGCTTCAAGCCGGGCAGCCAGTTTCTCTACTCCGGCGAGGGCATTAACCTTGTTCAGTTTGTCCTTGAGCAAAGGGCGCAGAAGCCACTGGATCAGATCCTGCAGGAGGCTTTTTTTACGCCGCTCGGCATGGCTCGTACCGGCCTCATTTACCGCACCGAATTTGCCGATGATGTAGCTGACCGCTACGACTTGAACGAAAAATTTCGTTCCAAGACGCAACGGTTTCCAGCGCGTGCTGCCGGCTCCATGACGACCAGCGCTGAAGATCTTGCCCGCTTTGTCTCAGCGCTGTTTGCTGGGAAAATTCTCAAACCGGCGACTATGCAGCAGATGTTTCATCCTTACTTTGTCATCCACGATGAACATGAATTTCCACTCAAGGCAAATGAACCTGAAAGCGCCGAGGCACCTGGGGTTGGTCTTGGCTATGGAGTGGGCTGGGGGCTTTTAACTCACACCAAATTCGGCCCGGCATTCTTTAAAGAAGGTCATGGTGACGGTGCTCAGAACTACATTCTCTGCTTTGAGCGCAGCCAGTCCTGCATGATCATTCTTACCAATAGCGACAATGGAGAACTTGCTTTTCGCCCGTTGTTGGAAACCATTCTCGGAGATACGGTAACTCCGTGGGAATGGGAAGGCTACACGCCGTCTTACATTGAGGCGAGCCGTAAGAATCAATAG
- a CDS encoding isochorismatase family protein, whose protein sequence is MSDLHLVTKKTALVVIDLQKGIVGRPIVPHAAPEILERSSRLARAIREKGGTVVYVRVDFNDFLRLPVDQPPAIPEGPLPAELSEIVPEAGMLPGDALITKRHHGAFARTELESLLKTHGVETVVICGVSTSVGVESTARQGTGLGFAFVVVEDACGAMTVEEHEYAVRTIFPRLSKVRSTDQVIAALA, encoded by the coding sequence GTGAGCGATCTGCATCTGGTTACAAAGAAAACAGCGCTGGTAGTAATCGACTTGCAAAAGGGAATTGTCGGGCGACCAATTGTTCCACACGCGGCACCCGAGATCCTGGAGCGCTCAAGCCGTCTGGCCAGGGCTATACGGGAAAAGGGCGGCACAGTGGTATATGTGCGCGTGGACTTCAACGACTTTCTGAGGCTGCCTGTCGATCAGCCGCCCGCGATTCCTGAGGGGCCGCTGCCAGCGGAGCTTTCAGAGATTGTGCCGGAAGCGGGGATGTTGCCCGGCGATGCGTTGATAACAAAGCGGCATCATGGTGCCTTCGCCCGCACCGAACTGGAGAGCCTGTTAAAGACGCATGGCGTGGAAACCGTTGTAATTTGCGGCGTTTCGACCAGCGTTGGCGTGGAGTCGACAGCGCGGCAGGGTACAGGATTGGGCTTCGCATTCGTGGTGGTGGAAGATGCGTGCGGCGCGATGACAGTTGAGGAGCATGAGTACGCGGTCAGGACAATTTTCCCGCGGCTGTCAAAGGTGCGATCGACGGATCAAGTGATCGCAGCCCTTGCTTAA